AACCCTAGAAAATAACCAGAATAATCCAATATGGCTGATCCGACTCCATCACTACCAGATCTCAACaaaccttcttcatcttctgatcCGTACGTATACTCTTTCAAACCATTTCTGtgtttgtttgtttctttgttgAATTTTCTCAAGTGATTTTAGATGTTTTCGTTAAAATTTGTCAGAAAGGAATGAGTTTTATGTATTTAGATGATGGCTAGTAAATTGTAGATTTAGAGTAATGGGTTTCGATTATTAagttgaaaaacctaaggtttacaCTAAAAGTTACTAGTAAGTTGTCTTTTTCTTCCTTGTTCATACATAGCATTAGGTTATACTAGTCTTATGTGATTGATCCTGAATAAAGTCCCGAACTCGAGTATAGGACTATTGGGGTTAATcgtgttttttgttttgtataaCAGGGTAAGCCATAAGAAAGATTTTTCAACTGCTATTTTAGAACGTAAGAAATCTCCAAATCGACTTGTTGTTGATGAGGCAATAAATGATGATAACTCTGTGGTGGCGATGAACCCTGCAACAATGGAAAAACTTCAGCTTTTTCGTGGAGACACAGTTTTGATTAAGGTGAGTTTGTTTGTGTAGTAGAACAGTGGGGTTGCTTTTTTGAGGAAAATAACAATGTTTCTTGTGATACAGGGAAAAAAACGTAGAGATACAGTATGCATTGTTCTTGTTGATGAGCAGTGTGAGGAACCAAAAATCAGAATGAATAAGGTTGTGCGTGCTAATCTTAGGGTGCGGCTTGGGGATGTTGTGTCTGTTCATCAGTGTCCAGATGTTAAGTATGGAAAGCGTGTTCACATCCTTCCCATTGATGATACAATCGAGGGTGTGACTGGCAACTTATTTGATGCATACCTCAAGCGTAAGTTTTGGCaggttttcatttgttttttcttATATACCACCTTGATCTCCTTGTGATCCATCATGGCCATTTCCAACTATTTTAATTATTGTTTCGACAGCTTACTTCTTAGAATCTTATCGACCTGTACGAAAGGGTGACTTTTTCTTAGTTAGAGGGGGCATGCGAAGTGTGGAATTTAAAGTAATTGAGACAGAACCTGGTGAGTACTGCATTGTTGCACCAGATACAGAAATTTTCTGTGAAGGCGAACCTATTAAACGAGAAGATGAGGAGAAATTAAACGAAGTTGGCTATGACGATGTTGGGGGTGTCCGAAAGCAAATGGCTCAAATTCGGGAGCTTGTTGAACTACCTTTAAGGCACCCACAACTTTTCAAGTCCATCGGTGTGAAACCTCCAAAAGGTATACTGTTGTATGGTCCACCGGGGTCTGGGAAAACCTTGATTGCTAGGGCTGTGGCAAATGAAACTGGtgcgtttttctttttgataaatgGACCTGAAATCATGTCAAAGTTGGCTGGGGAGAGTGAATCAAATCTGAGGAAGGCTTTCGAGGAAGCTGAAAAGAATGCCCCCTCGATCATCTTCATTGATGAAATTGATAGCATTGCTCCAAAGAGAGAAAAGACACATGGTGAAGTGGAGAGGCGTATTGTGTCTCAGCTACTGACTTTGATGGATGGTCTTAAATCTCGAGCTCATGTGATCGTGATGGGAGCTACCAATAGGCCAAATAGCATTGACCCAGCTCTGAGGCGATTTGGCAGGTTTGATCGGGAGATTGACGTTGGTGTTCCAGATGAAGTTGGAAGATTGGAAGTTCTCCGGATACATACAAAGAATATGAAGCTTGCAGAAGATGTGAGTTTTGTCCATCTTGTGTTGGTCTATcttatttactaattagattagAAGTTATGACATCTTTCTTCTGCCTGATTTGCAGGTTGATCTTGAAAAAGTTTCAAAGGACACCCATGGGTATGTCGGTGCTGATCTTGCTGCGCTTTGCACTGAAGCTGCTCTACAGTGCATCAGAGAGAAGATGGATGtcattgatttggaagatgagacCATTGATGCTGAGATCCTTAATTCCATGTCTGTTACGAATGAACACTTCCAAACTGCGCTGGGCACGTCGAATCCGTCGGCCCTACGTGAAACGGTATGTCCTTCGTTATATAAACtttcttgatttctttcttcCTTCCTGTGTTGCAGTATATGTTGTTTGTTGCTTGGAGATAGTAGAAGTACTGATTGTGAGAgactttatacatgtatttttcaGGTTGTGGAAGTGCCTAACGTTTCATGGGAGGATATCGGTGGGTTGGAAAATGTTAAAAGAGAACTTCAGGAGGTATTTTGTCCGCTGTAGCTTTCCCTCCCTTTTATAGATAACCTCTTATTGACTTATCATGTCATTTTGACGATACTGATATTCACGAAGTACATAAGATTCTTTCTTCTTGTTGCCTCCGCATAAGTTTTTGTTTGTGACATTATGTTAAAAATGATCCATAATGCTATTCAACAAAATTTTTGACTTTGCAGACTGTCCAATACCCAGTGGAGCATCCTGAGAAGTTTGAGAAATTTGGAATGTCTCCATCTAAAGGTGTCCTATTCTATGGCCCTCCTGGATGTGGTAAAACACTTCTGGCCAAGGCAATCGCAAATGAGTGCCAAGCTAACTTCATAAGTATTAAAGGACCTGAGCTGCTTACAATGTGGTTTGGAGAGAGTGAGGCAAATGTGCGAGAGATATTTGATAAAGCACGGGGGTCTGCTCCATGTGTACTTTTCTTTGACGAACTCGATTCCATAGCAACTCAGGTATTATTAATTGAGTTCTTCCCTAGTTTTTATTCTTACACATTTTCCCCCCTTCTCCCCCATTGTCCTTAAATTAATGATTTACATGCTTATAACTTATGTTCACcatctgtttggtaacaattaGTTCTCTTTTGATTGTGATTTTAGCGTGGGAGTTCACAAGGAGATGCTGGTGGTGCTGGAGATAGGGTTTTGAACCAACTTTTGACAGAAATGGATGGCATGACGGCAAAGAAAACAGTTTTCATCATTGGGGCTACAAACAGACCAGATATTATTGACCCAGCGCTGCTCAGGCCTGGTCGACTAGACCAGTTGATTTACATTCCTCTTCCAGATGAAGCTTCCCGGCTTCAGATCTTCAAAGCTTGCTTGCGAAAATCACCCGTCGCTAGGGATGTTGATATTTCAGCTTTAGCACGTTATACCCAAGGTTTTAGTGGTGCTGATATCACTGAAATCTGTCAACGGGCCTGCAAATATGCAAtcagagaaaatattgaaaaggtAACGTGCATACACAGCACAGCAAAAAGATATTATGGACATATGTTGTACTTCATGTAAATCTCCATGTTTGCTTATTAGGCAGCTAATTCTTACACTACATTTTTCATGTGTGCTTAATTACACTGGGACAGGACATTGAGAGGGAGAGGAAGAGAAGTGAAAATCCAgaagcaatggaagaagatgagatTGATGAAGTTCCGGAGATCAAACCAGCACACTTTGAAGAATCCATGAAGTTTGCGCGCCGTAGTGTGAGTGACGCCGACATTCGGAAGTATCAGATGTTTGCACAAACACTTCAACAATCACGTGGTTTTGGGTCTGAATTCCGATTCTCTGATCGCCCTGATAATACCTCAGCAGCAGGCACTGGACCGTCTGATCCTTTTGCTATAGCTGCAGCCACCAATGTGGATGATGATGACCTTTATAGTTAGAATCTGAGTTTCCTCATTCTGATGCCATAATCTTAATACTAGTGAGTGTAGTTGGAACTTAGAACTTATTTATCTTGCTTTCTTGTTTAAATTCTGTAAGTTCCTATACAGAGATCCACTTGTGCAGTCTGTTCTGCTACTGAACGTTTAGGTATGGAAGAGACCTAAGACCACTCAACTATCAACTTAACTTTAACTTGTATAGCAGTTGCCAAAAATGAACGTCTTATTTCTCAATATTTTAGTAGGTGCATCTTGCATGTCGTCTTTTCGATATTATTTGATAGTTATCCTTGGGTTTAGTTGCGCTGCTTATTGAACTTATAGAGGAGTCAGATCCTCGATTCGTAATTGCGAATCCCTTATGCTCCATACTAATGGTGATTGTGCCTCTAGAGGAGTCTCTGGgaatgatttttttatttgttttggaaTCTGCACTTGATCCTACAATCAACAACCCCTCGAAATGAATTATGCATTAAATAGCTCAACCTGGTAATTTGCTTTG
This genomic stretch from Papaver somniferum cultivar HN1 chromosome 5, ASM357369v1, whole genome shotgun sequence harbors:
- the LOC113282490 gene encoding cell division cycle protein 48 homolog: MADPTPSLPDLNKPSSSSDPVSHKKDFSTAILERKKSPNRLVVDEAINDDNSVVAMNPATMEKLQLFRGDTVLIKGKKRRDTVCIVLVDEQCEEPKIRMNKVVRANLRVRLGDVVSVHQCPDVKYGKRVHILPIDDTIEGVTGNLFDAYLKPYFLESYRPVRKGDFFLVRGGMRSVEFKVIETEPGEYCIVAPDTEIFCEGEPIKREDEEKLNEVGYDDVGGVRKQMAQIRELVELPLRHPQLFKSIGVKPPKGILLYGPPGSGKTLIARAVANETGAFFFLINGPEIMSKLAGESESNLRKAFEEAEKNAPSIIFIDEIDSIAPKREKTHGEVERRIVSQLLTLMDGLKSRAHVIVMGATNRPNSIDPALRRFGRFDREIDVGVPDEVGRLEVLRIHTKNMKLAEDVDLEKVSKDTHGYVGADLAALCTEAALQCIREKMDVIDLEDETIDAEILNSMSVTNEHFQTALGTSNPSALRETVVEVPNVSWEDIGGLENVKRELQETVQYPVEHPEKFEKFGMSPSKGVLFYGPPGCGKTLLAKAIANECQANFISIKGPELLTMWFGESEANVREIFDKARGSAPCVLFFDELDSIATQRGSSQGDAGGAGDRVLNQLLTEMDGMTAKKTVFIIGATNRPDIIDPALLRPGRLDQLIYIPLPDEASRLQIFKACLRKSPVARDVDISALARYTQGFSGADITEICQRACKYAIRENIEKDIERERKRSENPEAMEEDEIDEVPEIKPAHFEESMKFARRSVSDADIRKYQMFAQTLQQSRGFGSEFRFSDRPDNTSAAGTGPSDPFAIAAATNVDDDDLYS